One window from the genome of Lacerta agilis isolate rLacAgi1 chromosome 16, rLacAgi1.pri, whole genome shotgun sequence encodes:
- the HOPX gene encoding homeodomain-only protein, giving the protein MSTETAASPTEEQIEILEYNFNKVNKHPDPATLCLIAAEAGLSEEETLKWFKKRLAEWRRSEGLPSECGSVRD; this is encoded by the exons ATGTCCACCGAAACGGCGGCCAGCCCCACAGAGGAACAGATAGAGATTCTGGAGTACAACTTCAACAAAGTCAACAAGCACCCAGACCCAGCCACCCTTTGCCTCATAGCTGCTGAGGCAGGACTGTCCGAGGAAGAGACTCTG AAATGGTTCAAGAAGCGCCTTGCAGAGTGGAGGAGGTCAGAAGGGCTCCCTTCAGAGTGTGGGTCTGTCCGAGACTGA